One region of Cottoperca gobio chromosome 19, fCotGob3.1, whole genome shotgun sequence genomic DNA includes:
- the fra10ac1 gene encoding LOW QUALITY PROTEIN: protein FRA10AC1 (The sequence of the model RefSeq protein was modified relative to this genomic sequence to represent the inferred CDS: deleted 1 base in 1 codon), translated as MDSLVKVHGGGGYDSDFSDDDVQEESSGRGIKRKREEEILQKPFKKARHSQKAHRSLHSNEVDREEARNRRAHLISLNAFERHKKFVGDYILYYGGQMADFKRTAAKDKTDLDVLRENHRFLWKDEDEEDMTWEKELAKKYYDKLFKEYCIADLGRYKENKFGFRWRTENEVVSGNGQFHCGNKRCEKQEGLKSWEVNFAYVEHGEKKNALVKLRLCPECSFKLNYHHKRNEVKAKTKVISEENQEPPQKKKKKKKKKKKMKKTSSHSKKHKRRRDRSSSSSSSEESQDSDKDSEAEDEPEGRSEADHWRGPAPAVEEKSREEEFDEYFEDMFL; from the exons ATGGATAGTCTTGTGAAG GTGCACGGAGGTGGCGGCTATGACTCTGACTTCAGTGATGATGATGTGCAGGAAGAGTCCTCGGGGAGAGGCATTAAAAG aAAACGTGAGGAGGAAATCTTACAGAAGCCATTCAAGAAAGCTCGGCACTCCCAGAAGGCTCACAGGAGTTTACACTCTAATGAAGTGGACAG AGAGGAAGCCAGGAACAGAAGAGCCCACCTGATATCATTGAATGCT TTTGAGCGACATAAGAAGTTTGTTGGTGACTACATACTTTATTATGGAGGACAGATGGCCGACTTCAAGCGCACAGC AGCCAAAGACAAAACGGATCTGGATGTGCTGCGGGAGAATCATCGCTTTCTCTGGAAGGATGAGGACGAGGAAGACATGACATG GGAAAAAGAACTCGCCAAGAAGTATTATGACAAGCTGTTTAAAGAGTACTGCATAGCTGACCTCGGCAGATACAAGGAAAACAAG TTTGGATTTCGTTGGCGGACTGAGAATGAAGTCGTCTCTGGCAACG GTCAGTTCCACTGTGGAAACAAACGCTGCGAGAAGCAGGAAGGC TTAAAAAGCTGGGAGGTGAATTTTGCCTATGTTGAACACGGCGAGAAGAAAAATGCATTGGTCAAACTCA GACTATGCCCCGAATGCTCTTTCAAACTCAACTACCACCACAA GAGGAACGAGGTGAAAGCAAAGACTAAAGTCATATCGGAGGAGAACCAGGAgccaccacagaagaagaagaagaagaagaagaagaagaagaagatgaagaaaacgTCTTCACACTCCAAGAAGCACAAGAGACGCAGAG ATCGTTCCTCCTCTTCCAGCAGCTCAGAGGAGTCGCAGGACTCGGACAAAG ACTCTGAAGCTGAGGACGAGCCGGAAGGTCGATCAGAAGCCGACCACTGGCGAGGACCCGCTCCTGCAgtagaggaaaagtcaag ggagGAGGAATTTGATGAGTACTTTGAAGACATGTTTCTTTGA
- the lgi1b gene encoding leucine-rich glioma-inactivated protein 1b: MGYPGRAVKGWTLLVWVAAVNLLLAEGLRDFRCVDGCICTKDNALCENVQSVPHTFPNDVVSLSIISSGLNEIKAGSFVHTPALQLLLFTGNTFDLIDQGAFHGLPHLKYLFIEDNKIISISPHAFRGLKALTHLSLADNNLETLPKDIFKGMDALTNVDLRDNNLICDCKLKWLVEWIHHTNVTLDQIYCSGPPIHQRKKINDLQPHSFDCIAAEFASYQSLKFESLSVGAFTFGEDQYVVFAQPFAGTCSFLEWDHVEMTFRTYDTIESTSTVVCKPMVIDKHLFVIVAQLFGGSHIYKRDPSANKFIKIQDIDILKIRKPNDIEAFMIDGESFFVIADSSKAGSTTVYKWNGNGFYSHQSLHPWFRDTDVEYLEMSNKPHLILSSSSQRPVVYQWNRRQKQFDRRTDIPEMEDVFSVKHFQVKGELFICLTRFIGDSKVMRWDGAMFKEVQTFPSRGSMVFQPVSIGNWQYAILGSDYSLTQVYQWDTKRGQFVSSQELNIQAPRAFSVVSVDDRVFLLASSFKGKSQIYEHLMIDLSN; encoded by the exons ATGGGATACCCGGGCAGAGCAGTCAAAGGATGGACGCTCCTGGTTTGGGTCGCCGCTGTCAACTTGCTTTTAGCAGAAGGATTAAGGGACTTCAGATGCGTCGATGGATGTATCTGCACCAAAGATAATGCCCTGTGTGAGAATGTCCAATCCGTGCCTCACACTTTCCCAAACGACGTGGTTTCACT ATCTATTATCAGTTCTGGATTGAATGAAATCAAAGCTGGAAGCTTTGTTCACACGCCTGCCCTGCAACTCCT attGTTCACAGGAAATACCTTTGACCTAATTGATCAGGGTGCTTTCCATGGTTTACCACATCTTAAATACCT GTTTATTGAAGATAACAAAATCATATCGATATCCCCACATGCTTTCCGGGGCCTGAAAGCGTTGACACATCT gaGTCTGGCTGACAACAACCTTGAGACGCTGCCCAAAGACATCTTCAAGGGAATGGATGCTTTGACCAATGT GGATCTACGTGACAACAACCTGATATGCGACTGCAAGCTGAAGTGGTTGGTGGAGTGGATACACCACACTAATGTCACCCTGGACCAGATCTACTGCAGCGGCCCACCCATTCACCAGCGGAAGAAGATCAATGACCTGCAGCCACACTCTTTCGACTGCATCGCAGCAG AGTTTGCCTCCTATCAGTCGCTTAAATTTGAGTCGCTTTCGGTGGGGGCCTTCACCTTTGGTGAAGATCAGTATGTTGTGTTTGCACAACCGTTTGCTGGGACGTGCAGCTTCCTGGAATGGGATCATGTTGAGATGACCTTCAGAACTTACGACACCATTGAAA GCACCTCCACTGTGGTCTGCAAACCCATGGTGATTGACAAACACCTCTTCGTCATCGTGGCCCAGCTGTTCGGCGGATCGCACATTTACAAACGCGACCCGTCCGCAAACAAGTTCATCAAAATCCAGGACATCGACATCCTGAAGATTCGCAAACCTAACGACATCGAGGCGTTCATGATCGACGGAGAGTCTTTCTTTGTCATCGCGGACAGCTCTAAG GCCGGCTCCACAACAGTGTACAAATGGAACGGCAATGGCTTCTACTCCCACCAGTCACTCCACCCGTGGTTCCGGGACACAGACGTAGAATATTTGGAGATGTCCAACAAACCCCACCTGATCTTGTCCAGCAGCTCTCAGAGACCCGTCGTCTACCAGTGGAACAGGAGACAGAAACAGTTTGACCGCAGGACCGACATACCGGAGATGGAGGACGTCTTCTCTGTCAAACACTTCCAGGTCAAAG GTGAGCTGTTTATATGCTTGACAAGATTCATCGGGGACTCCAAGGTGATGCGCTGGGACGGTGCCATGTTCAAAGAGGTCCAGACATTTCCTTCCCGCGGCTCCATGGTGTTCCAGCCTGTCTCCATCGGCAACTGGCAGTATGCCATCTTGGGCAGCGATTATTCACTAACGCAGGTCTACCAATGGGACACTAAGAGGGGCCAGTTTGTTTCATCTCAGGAGCTGAATATCCAGGCGCCTCGAGCTTTTTCTGTGGTTTCCGTTGACGACCGGGTGTTCCTGCTCGCGTCCAGCTTCAAGGGAAAGAGTCAGATCTACGAGCACCTCATGATAGATTTGAGTAATTAA
- the slc35g1 gene encoding solute carrier family 35 member G1 isoform X1: protein MGDWNNCARERALSTEDGVTVVFHKVDSHDDDDESGDDKRTTARIHFQRNCHVLRDDNDDDDDDAENARGSENSPESGKKKTLCPPRFCVTGKPASRDGIPREDSEKPKRCLGLGLFYAFLSTVFFSIVALLVKTIKGVHAIEISAIRCFFQMLFTMPLLIYHKTGFLGPKDQRIYLVLRGFIGSNAMILLFYAVHQMPLADATVIMFSNPVFTSILAWICLKERCTLWDCVFTVFTITGVLLIARPPFLFGERQRGIEGEHNNHIKGTIAAFAGAIGAAFTFVVLRKMGKSVHYYLSVWYYAVIGFIECVITVSALGEWTIPSCGRDRWLLILIAVLGMAGQVFLTKALQIEKAGPVALMRTIDVVLAFIFQFIFLNQSPTLWSLGGALCIVLSTSGVAFQKWYSNSRKSREAT, encoded by the exons ATGGGCGACTGGAACAACTGTGCACGTGAGCGGGCTTTGTCCACAGAGGACGGTGTTACTGTAGTGTTTCACAAAGTTGACAGCCATGACGACGACGACGAGAGTGGCGACGATAAGCGGACAACAGCGAGGATTCACTTTCAAAGAAATTGCCATGTGTTGCGTGACGAcaacgatgatgatgatgatgatgctgagaATGCGAGGGGAAGCGAAAATTCACCGGAAAGCGGCAAGAAGAAAACGCTATGCCCACCGCGGTTTTGCGTCACAGGCAAGCCCGCGTCTCGAGACGGAATCCCACGTGAAG ACTCCGAGAAACCAAAGAGATGTCTAGGTCTTGGTTTGTTCTATGCTTTCCTGTCCACAGTTTTCTTCTCCATCGTTGCGCTCTTGGTGAAAACCATCAAGGGAGTCCACGCCATAGAGATCAGCGCCATACGCTGCTTCTTCCAGATGCTCTTTACTATGCCGTTACTCATCTACCACAA GACAGGTTTCCTTGGTCCCAAAGACCAACGTATATATCTGGTGCTTCGGGGTTTCATTGGTTCCAATGCCATGATCCTGCTCTTCTATGCTGTTCACCAGATGCCGCTAGCGGACGCCACAGTCATCATGTTCAG taATCCAGTCTTTACCTCCATCCTGGCCTGGATCTGCCTGAAGGAGAGATGTACACTCTGGGACTGTGTCTTCACTGTTTTTACCATCACTGGAGTCCTGCTCATCGCTCGACCACCATTCCTCTTCGGCGAGCGTCAACGGGGCATCGAGGGCGAACACAATAACCACATCAAGGGGACTATTGCTGCCTTTGCAG GAGCTATTGGGGCTGCGTTTACATTTGTTGTCCTTCGCAAGATGGGGAAGAGCGTCCATTACTACCTCTCCGTCTGGTACTACGCTGTCATCGGCTTCATCGAGTGCGTCATCACTGTATCCGCCCTCGGGGAGTGGACAATCCCGTCCTGTGGCCGCGACCGCTGGCTGCTGATACTGATTGCGGTCCTGGGTATGGCCGGGCAGGTCTTCCTCACAAAGGCCCTGCAGATTGAGAAGGCTGGACCTGTGGCCCTGATGAGGACTATCGACGTGGTGCTGGCGTTCATCTTCCAATTTATTTTCCTCAACCAATCACCGACCCTGTGGAGCCTCGGAGGGGCGCTGTGCATAGTGCTGAGCACTAGTGGAGTAGCATTTCAGAAGTGGTACAGCAACTCTCGCAAGAGCCGAGAAGCAACATAG
- the slc35g1 gene encoding solute carrier family 35 member G1 isoform X2, with protein sequence MGDWNNCARERALSTEDGVTVVFHKVDSHDDDDESGDDKRTTARIHFQRNCHVLRDDNDDDDDDAENARGSENSPESGKKKTLCPPRFCVTGKPASRDGIPREVFFSIVALLVKTIKGVHAIEISAIRCFFQMLFTMPLLIYHKTGFLGPKDQRIYLVLRGFIGSNAMILLFYAVHQMPLADATVIMFSNPVFTSILAWICLKERCTLWDCVFTVFTITGVLLIARPPFLFGERQRGIEGEHNNHIKGTIAAFAGAIGAAFTFVVLRKMGKSVHYYLSVWYYAVIGFIECVITVSALGEWTIPSCGRDRWLLILIAVLGMAGQVFLTKALQIEKAGPVALMRTIDVVLAFIFQFIFLNQSPTLWSLGGALCIVLSTSGVAFQKWYSNSRKSREAT encoded by the exons ATGGGCGACTGGAACAACTGTGCACGTGAGCGGGCTTTGTCCACAGAGGACGGTGTTACTGTAGTGTTTCACAAAGTTGACAGCCATGACGACGACGACGAGAGTGGCGACGATAAGCGGACAACAGCGAGGATTCACTTTCAAAGAAATTGCCATGTGTTGCGTGACGAcaacgatgatgatgatgatgatgctgagaATGCGAGGGGAAGCGAAAATTCACCGGAAAGCGGCAAGAAGAAAACGCTATGCCCACCGCGGTTTTGCGTCACAGGCAAGCCCGCGTCTCGAGACGGAATCCCACGTGAAG TTTTCTTCTCCATCGTTGCGCTCTTGGTGAAAACCATCAAGGGAGTCCACGCCATAGAGATCAGCGCCATACGCTGCTTCTTCCAGATGCTCTTTACTATGCCGTTACTCATCTACCACAA GACAGGTTTCCTTGGTCCCAAAGACCAACGTATATATCTGGTGCTTCGGGGTTTCATTGGTTCCAATGCCATGATCCTGCTCTTCTATGCTGTTCACCAGATGCCGCTAGCGGACGCCACAGTCATCATGTTCAG taATCCAGTCTTTACCTCCATCCTGGCCTGGATCTGCCTGAAGGAGAGATGTACACTCTGGGACTGTGTCTTCACTGTTTTTACCATCACTGGAGTCCTGCTCATCGCTCGACCACCATTCCTCTTCGGCGAGCGTCAACGGGGCATCGAGGGCGAACACAATAACCACATCAAGGGGACTATTGCTGCCTTTGCAG GAGCTATTGGGGCTGCGTTTACATTTGTTGTCCTTCGCAAGATGGGGAAGAGCGTCCATTACTACCTCTCCGTCTGGTACTACGCTGTCATCGGCTTCATCGAGTGCGTCATCACTGTATCCGCCCTCGGGGAGTGGACAATCCCGTCCTGTGGCCGCGACCGCTGGCTGCTGATACTGATTGCGGTCCTGGGTATGGCCGGGCAGGTCTTCCTCACAAAGGCCCTGCAGATTGAGAAGGCTGGACCTGTGGCCCTGATGAGGACTATCGACGTGGTGCTGGCGTTCATCTTCCAATTTATTTTCCTCAACCAATCACCGACCCTGTGGAGCCTCGGAGGGGCGCTGTGCATAGTGCTGAGCACTAGTGGAGTAGCATTTCAGAAGTGGTACAGCAACTCTCGCAAGAGCCGAGAAGCAACATAG